AATTGCAAATGTACACTTACCTGTTAATTGACAATAGTTGTATctaatgtaataaatgtaattacTATATTAAACGTGaatgttacataaaaaaattGGATATTTAGGattgatattttaaagaaaaaacagggaaagtctgtaaaataaacaggGAAATTCCCTaaaattacacttttttatATTGCACACTTACCTGTTAATTGCCACTAGTTGTATCTTAACTTAATGAATATAATGactgcattaaaaatgaaaaaaaaaaaaaaaatgtagatgcatagtattataaaaaataatccaTATTTTTTGtagaaacaaatgttaaaattgtaTGGTCATTCactgattttgaaatgtttacttCCATTAGACATTTAAATTCATGGTCTGTTTTGgcatattttcatatatttcaaATAATACAGAGAAAACAATGGTGTGCTCTTTCTGTTTTGGATGTCAGAGCTTTCCATCatattttcaaacaaatcaTAGCAGAATGCAGTGAGGAGGGAACGCATGAATTATAACACGACAATATTACTAGTGAGCTGCTGTGGTGGTAAATGACTGATGCACCTTTGTCTCTCCAGGTTTGGCAGGAGGGTCAGTATCATGACGTCCAACATACTGAATCTGATCGCAGGGATTGTGCTGGCTGTGGTTCCAAACTACATCTCCATCCTAGTGGTCAGGTGCATCTTTGGCTTCGGAGTCAAAGGAGGCTGGATGAATGGATATGTGCTGCGTAATGAAGACTTTACATATCTactgaaatatgtatttcaCTCAACAAAAGCCATTCTGTATGCAATGTGAGATTGTGATTTGACCAGTTCTGTGCTTCTATGCCTAACTTgtggcctgcaacagccaacAAGTGATTTCAAAGACACAAGACCTACTCCTTGTTCCATCCTCTCTGCCCTGAGCCACTTTCAGGCCAGCGTCTGGTTGACTGATCCATTGTGTGGCTAATGAGATTTTTCATCTGGAAGCATATagtttaaatgtattgtaaaGCCCTAAACTTGGAAGTTATGCCAATTCCCAGGTGGCTGTGTATTTAAGTAGAAAAAACATGTAAGTTTTTCATATTCAGTGATATTGTTATGACATTTGAACTTGGAGCACATAAGACCATATGATGCAGACCCATTGTGTTTTCCACCTAATAGGGGCGGTTATTGGTCATCTGCAGGCtttattttccattaaaatactttggcaagaaaaataaatagattattGAGTGTGTTCAAGTCAGATCAATGACAGAGCTTCCAACTGTTTGGAAAGATAAATAAGACTTTAACCTTTCAGAACCATGCCCGGGGtccaaatggttcaacaacagTTGGAATTTACTTTGGACTGGGCTGGAATGGATGTTTTAGGATGATTTGACATAAATACCCAGGAATGGTTATAGGACATATGCGAGTCCCATCTCTGTTTTAGAGTAATCCACACCTGTTAGTGGCCTAACCATAGCAACACATTAACCAATCATAAGTTTCCAcacaagtgtaaaaaaaaaaacaacttgaaaatgAAAGGTACAGTTAGACACCAGGACCTATTTGCAGAGATCCGTgttctctcagtttttttttcagtttgtagcGAACgtgtttgcttttcttctctctgccagTCACAGAGATGGTTGGAGCTGAGTACAGACGGACAGTGGGCATAGTGTACCAGATGTTCTTCAGTATCGGTAACCTGATCCTACCTCTGCTCGCCTACTACATAACTGATTGGCGCTGGCTGCAGGTCGTCATCACTGCACCCTACCTCTTCTTCTTGCCTTACTACTGGTACCAagctttattttcttgatttcaATCATGCATCAGTTTAGTTAGTTCCCCTCTGTCATTTATGTGTTAAAGTAGCCTGGCATCGCTAGACGAATTCAAACCTCTAAGGTGATTCTGGATTTCCAGTGAATGTTAACAATCAACGCGGACCAAAATGCCTCACGACACAACTTGACAGACCTACAACCAGTCAGAGTGCTGAAATGTGCAACATTGTGCGGAGCTAGTTAACATTACAGCAACAGCGACCTCTCCATGCACATATCAATAAATCCATTAGATCCTGACGAATTGTGCCTTAAGAAAGCTCACTTGCTAGAAAGCTAGCTTCCGTCAATGGTAGCCGCGGATATGTTCATCCAAAGGTCACCAGTTAACACGGCCACTGGTTCAACCAAAACATCAGCAGTGTAGTAGTGCTCTTGCCTTACGAAACTATTGTTTAAACTGGCGATAGCATTTTTCTGCTTCAAGGCATCATGATGAAGTAATTGCTGATTACGTAATGTAATGgatatgaaataatgaaaccatctggATTTACATTGGTTCACTATTAACTTTGGTATCACTGTACTTTATCTCTCATCAGGCACACAGTCACCCTGGAAAAGGAAGGTCCATAGATCAGATTATAACTCAAACTCtgctcacatttaagaagctggacCCAGCAAATGCCTGGAAGTTAAGGCAACCATGGACCACAATGTCTGTCATGGCTGGCATATTAGCTATTTAGATATCCAAGGCATAAAAAGGATCTCTCACACAATGTTCTGTAtcaagaaaacatcagaaagaAAGAGACCAAGCTCAGATAGTCCATTAGAAGCAGGTGTGTTGGTGAAAAGTTActaacatgtttgtgtctgtaaaactgttCTCAGGTTTATCCCAGAGTCTCCTAGGTGGCTTATCTCTCAGAAAAACACCTCAAAAGCTTTGGAGATCACTGAAGCGATGGCGAAGGAGAACAAGAAGAAACTCTCCAAGAACTTTGAGGTAAATCCAATCAGCTGTTTAGTCATTAATGCAGTTCTCCTGAAGCCGCATCATTTATTGACCTATGTGTCAAAtaatctgtaaacacaactGTACCCCGATGACTTGCTCCAGACACTGACTGAAGACGAGGGTGACTCCCCCTCCGCCTCTTTGCTGGACCTTGTCAGAACTccaaacatgagaaaacacactttcattcTCATGTTCAACTGGTGAGACTCACCTAGAATCACAGAACTATGAGCCGCACAAGTCTCAAAATGCTGGAGACCACAAGACTTCTTTCCACCTCTGCAGGTTCACCAGTGCCGTGGTTTACCAGGGACTCATCATGCGGGTGGGGATAGCCGGAGGGAACGTCTACATCGACTTCCTCATCTCTGGCCTGGTGGAGTTCCCCGCTgccttcctcatcctcatcaccatcgAACGCATCGGCCGACGGCTCCCCTTCGCCGCCGCCAACATCGTAGCCGGAGCCGCATGCGTGATCACTGCCTTCATTCCAGACAGTAATGGCATCTTTTTGCCATCTCAGTTAGGATTTGActtattccccccccccccagtcaGTTTTTAGAAAATTATTTCACTAACAATAGTTATTTTTTGGGGCTAGAATTTGTTTTAGAGTCTGAGTACTAAGGCACATGCTATGAAAAAATGAGTCATAGTCTCCAAGACATGATGTCTTGTTCTCGTAGATACAAACATTTTAGAAAGACCTTCTAGACATTATAAATCTAATAAATGTTACGCTTCTGCAGACATTATAAAAGGAATAGTTTCGTCTAAACTCTCTCAATATGCACACAATCGTATGCGTCTGTCCCTACAGGTATGTTCTGGTTTAAAACGGTGGTAGCCTGCATTGGTCGGCTGGGCATCACCATGGCCTTTGAGATGGTGGTGTTTGTTAACACTGAGCTCTACCCAACATTTATCAGGTGAGGTCAGACTGATCAGCTTTTCATCACATGGTCCAAGTGTGCAGTACAAAGGCCACGTTTAATGGTCATCTGGATACAGGAACCTGGGAGTGTCGGTGTGTTCCACTCTGTGTGATATTGGAGGCATCGTATCTCCATTCCTGCTCTACAGACTTGCTTTCATCTGGCTTGAGCTGCCACTTATCATTTTTGGTAGGTTTCTGACATTTCTTAATGATCACTGTAATAAGATTGATGTACTGCACCTTGCTAATGACCATATGTAAGTGGTTttaatcactttgtttttagatgtttattATTGGTCCCCTGGAAggttttaatggatttttttagGGTATAGATTTTGCCACTGTAGGAGGTGAATATGTACAATAAAGgataaagttaattaaaaacatttctttacttgTATAGTTGTATATGTCAGTAATAATCTATGGTTCTTACAAATCCCATGGCACTCTGTGCTGGAACCAACCATGGAGCCATAGGTGATGGTTGAAATGTAGATCTACCAGTAGATCGAAAACTTTGCCTTCTGACCTGAGATTCAGCTGCAGCTTATTGGAAGAACCCTCTacaaaatgatacatttaaaatccaataatactaataatcctttttttctctcgaATTGGATGTAAATGTATTGTTGGTCGCAACAGATTAACTTCATCTGTTATCATCCtgtgagtgagtcagtgagCCTTTTAAACCTCCATGTTTATTTCATTCAGGAGTGGTCGCCTTTGTAGCTGGAGCTTTGGTGTTGTTGCTGCCTGAAACCAGAGGAGTTCCTCTCCCTGAAACCCTTGACGATATTGAGTTTCCTAACAGGTGAGATCAAGCATAGACGGTTGCATTGTTATACTGTTTGACCACACTGTCTTGCCGTACCTGGCAAAAGTCTCATTCTTCCTCATCAGTCAGGGGTAATAGTAAGAAATGGCCATTGACAGGAAAAAGCATTttaccttaaaggtgcaatatgtaagaatttaagaCGAGTACATGCAAAAATGACTAATTACTCACCCAAATTATCTACAGAATGTAGGAATTACAGTTTTGAGATTACAAcgtctgtttgttgtgttgctgagatatctactgaagttagcatgctaaagcTCCTGTTCCATtggtgtaaacacaaacaaacccctAGTGCTCTGGGCTCCGAGACCACTAcatgcacggctaactgagctaactagcggctgaagctagcagcagttagcggctaCTTTGGTCATGAAACTaccacctgtttgttttgagtatgcACTTAAAAGGTGGCCAATtgttacatattacatttttaagttcCATCAATAGAATGGTGTAATGATGACGTATTTTTGTCGGCTAACTCGGAAGTTTGCATCGCCCTGGATCCCTCGACAGAAAGCCAGTGACATTTCTTTGTTGGATTCTGGAATAACACTGAAACAAtctctgtggaaaacacaagtttatgatacttcAATAATTTGTTCAGAAAGATACTTAATTAAGACCActtaattaaacaaattaaatcgCTAGaggtaaaaagctaatgttaagCTATAAACAGACTACTGTCTTAATACACAATTTCTATGTATTCTATAATGAAGAATAGTAAATTGGTCTCTGTATTCACCATGGTGACGTTTAATGTCTGAAACAACTTCTGTaatctcatttagccacttgttagcaaccactgtttttttagacatttcaagTGCATTATAATTAAATTGTGGGATATTTAGAGTAGGTCGAAACTTGTAAATATCTTTGGCCTGCAGTAACTACAGACCTTatttttcaggcatttaacagaaaaccacttaaaaaaaacGCATTGACTTTGAGATAAGGAAACCAAAAGTTGAGAAAGCTCAAAGAATGA
This region of Acanthopagrus latus isolate v.2019 chromosome 22, fAcaLat1.1, whole genome shotgun sequence genomic DNA includes:
- the LOC119012101 gene encoding solute carrier family 22 member 2-like, giving the protein MATFDDLLEEAGTFGRCQKRIFALLCLLSIPVSAVYVGIVFQGFTPDHWCRDSAVVERRQACSWSLSDSRRLTALVVNNSGLLQQSSCEQYEVDWNNTGLTCDSQELNLTNVPVTACKDGWEYQYEGRKSFVTEFNLVCSDAWLVDMYQSILNVGFLIGSFAFGYFADRFGRRVSIMTSNILNLIAGIVLAVVPNYISILVVRCIFGFGVKGGWMNGYVLLTEMVGAEYRRTVGIVYQMFFSIGNLILPLLAYYITDWRWLQVVITAPYLFFLPYYWFIPESPRWLISQKNTSKALEITEAMAKENKKKLSKNFETLTEDEGDSPSASLLDLVRTPNMRKHTFILMFNWFTSAVVYQGLIMRVGIAGGNVYIDFLISGLVEFPAAFLILITIERIGRRLPFAAANIVAGAACVITAFIPDSMFWFKTVVACIGRLGITMAFEMVVFVNTELYPTFIRNLGVSVCSTLCDIGGIVSPFLLYRLAFIWLELPLIIFGVVAFVAGALVLLLPETRGVPLPETLDDIEFPNRKKEDEVERQQMKTLLKSDVTVCKDTTV